A genomic region of Chryseobacterium sp. KACC 21268 contains the following coding sequences:
- the ybeY gene encoding rRNA maturation RNase YbeY yields MINYFFENIDPKKIDSNISKWLEDLILSENKKLGDINYIFCDDEYLLKVNQDYLDHDYYTDIITFDYVKGKTISGDIFVSLPRISDNASTLSQDSEKEFRRVLAHGILHLCGYKDKTDEEESTMRQKEDFYINRYSNF; encoded by the coding sequence ATGATAAACTATTTTTTCGAAAACATCGACCCAAAAAAGATAGATTCCAACATTTCCAAATGGCTGGAAGATTTGATTCTTTCAGAGAACAAAAAGCTTGGCGATATCAATTACATCTTTTGCGACGACGAGTATCTTCTCAAGGTCAATCAGGATTATCTCGACCACGATTACTACACCGACATCATCACGTTTGACTATGTGAAGGGGAAAACCATCTCAGGAGATATTTTCGTATCTTTGCCCCGCATTTCGGACAACGCTTCTACCCTATCGCAGGATTCAGAAAAGGAGTTCCGCAGAGTTTTGGCTCACGGCATTCTTCATCTCTGCGGTTACAAGGACAAAACCGATGAAGAAGAATCCACAATGCGCCAAAAAGAAGATTTTTATATCAACCGATATTCAAATTTTTAG
- the mnmG gene encoding tRNA uridine-5-carboxymethylaminomethyl(34) synthesis enzyme MnmG has translation MITEIYDVIVVGAGHAGCEAAAAAANLGSKTLLVTMNMQTIGQMSCNPAMGGIAKGQIVREIDAMGGYSGIIADKSAIQFKMLNLSKGPAMWSPRTQNDRMLFAEEWRLALENTPNLDFFQDMVKSLIIENGKAVGVVTGLGIEIKSKSVVLTNGTFLNGLIHVGDKQLGGGRMGEPRAFGITEQLVSLGFESGRMKTGTPPRVDGRSLDYSKMEEQKGDENPQKFSYLDTPKLTKQLSCHIVYTNETVHDILREGFDRSPMFNGTIQSTGPRYCPSIEDKINRFAERNRHQLFVEPEGWKTVEIYVNGFSSSLPEDVQIKAMRHIPGFENVKVFRPGYAIEYDYFPPTQLYHTLETKLIQNLYFAGQINGTTGYEEAAGQGLMAGINAHNKVHDKGEFILNRDEAYIGVLIDDLITKGTEEPYRMFTSRAEYRLLLRQDNADIRLTEKAYNLGLAKEERLRNVHEKITKSDELEAYLRETSIKPNAINPILESIESSIVDQAYRASHYLTRPNMTLEKLQEIQTIKDITSAYKEEVREQAEINIKYKGYIEKEKENVAKLNRLETIKIPEDFDYSKLSSLSTEAKQKMTKVRPVTIAQAGRISGVSPSDINVLLIYLGR, from the coding sequence ATGATTACAGAAATATACGACGTTATCGTCGTTGGTGCAGGCCACGCAGGTTGTGAAGCCGCAGCTGCAGCAGCCAATTTAGGCTCCAAAACCCTTTTGGTCACAATGAATATGCAAACCATTGGACAAATGAGTTGCAACCCGGCAATGGGCGGCATTGCGAAAGGACAAATCGTCCGTGAGATTGATGCAATGGGCGGATATTCCGGAATCATTGCGGACAAATCAGCCATTCAGTTCAAGATGTTGAATCTTTCCAAAGGTCCGGCAATGTGGTCACCAAGAACCCAAAACGACAGAATGCTTTTCGCTGAAGAATGGCGTTTAGCACTTGAAAACACACCAAACCTTGACTTTTTTCAAGATATGGTCAAAAGCTTAATCATCGAAAATGGTAAAGCTGTCGGTGTTGTCACAGGCTTAGGAATTGAAATAAAATCAAAATCTGTAGTTCTCACAAACGGAACATTCTTAAATGGTCTGATTCACGTTGGAGACAAACAATTAGGCGGCGGAAGAATGGGCGAACCAAGAGCTTTTGGAATAACGGAACAATTGGTTTCATTAGGTTTCGAATCTGGAAGAATGAAAACAGGAACGCCTCCAAGAGTTGACGGAAGAAGTCTCGATTATTCCAAAATGGAAGAACAAAAAGGCGACGAAAATCCTCAGAAATTCAGTTATTTAGATACACCTAAGTTAACCAAACAATTAAGCTGTCACATCGTTTATACCAACGAAACAGTTCACGATATTTTACGTGAAGGCTTTGACAGAAGCCCAATGTTCAACGGAACGATTCAAAGTACTGGACCAAGATATTGCCCGAGTATTGAAGATAAAATCAATCGCTTTGCAGAAAGAAACAGACATCAACTTTTCGTAGAACCAGAAGGTTGGAAAACAGTGGAAATTTATGTAAATGGTTTCAGTTCATCACTTCCGGAAGATGTCCAAATCAAAGCAATGAGACATATTCCAGGCTTCGAAAATGTGAAAGTCTTCCGTCCTGGTTATGCCATAGAATATGACTACTTCCCTCCTACTCAACTATATCATACGCTCGAAACTAAGTTGATTCAAAACTTATATTTCGCAGGCCAAATCAACGGAACTACAGGTTACGAAGAAGCAGCCGGACAAGGCTTGATGGCGGGTATTAATGCGCACAACAAAGTTCACGACAAGGGTGAATTCATTCTCAACAGAGATGAGGCTTATATCGGCGTTCTAATCGATGATTTGATTACAAAAGGAACTGAAGAACCATATAGAATGTTCACTTCCCGTGCAGAATATAGATTGCTTCTAAGACAAGATAATGCAGACATTAGATTGACAGAAAAAGCTTACAATCTTGGTTTGGCAAAAGAAGAAAGATTGAGAAATGTGCACGAAAAAATCACAAAAAGTGATGAATTGGAAGCTTATTTGAGAGAAACTTCAATCAAACCAAATGCTATCAATCCAATTCTTGAAAGCATTGAATCTTCTATTGTAGACCAAGCTTACAGAGCTTCTCATTACTTGACTCGTCCAAATATGACTTTGGAAAAGCTACAAGAAATTCAAACTATAAAAGATATTACTTCAGCCTACAAGGAAGAAGTGCGAGAACAAGCAGAAATCAACATCAAATATAAAGGTTACATCGAAAAAGAAAAGGAAAATGTGGCCAAACTAAACCGTTTGGAAACCATCAAAATCCCTGAAGATTTCGATTATTCTAAACTATCATCTCTATCTACAGAAGCTAAACAAAAGATGACCAAAGTAAGGCCCGTAACTATCGCTCAGGCTGGTAGAATCAGTGGTGTCTCTCCTTCTGATATCAATGTTTTGTTGATTTATTTAGGAAGATAA
- a CDS encoding class I SAM-dependent methyltransferase: protein MKIKDHFLSQEEFEIVETETKGVFKTAPIPSNISKYYESEDYISHHQDTGSLKEKVYKFLQSFNLQYKKTILLDRIKKDSKVLDYGCGAGEFAKYIENDFETFGFEPNSDARNAAINKTSKAKIIDDLSSIENQSLDAITLWHVFEHIENQREMLDVFHSKLKEKGLLIIAVPNPTSYDAKHYKEFWAAYDVPRHIYHFSKNGMENLISKNPDWKLRKIKPLLLDSFYISMLSEKYKKSPLFWLKAVIHGTISNIKALFNTEFSSLIYIIEKR, encoded by the coding sequence ATGAAAATTAAAGACCATTTTCTCTCTCAAGAAGAATTCGAAATTGTAGAAACTGAAACAAAAGGTGTTTTCAAAACAGCTCCTATCCCATCGAATATTTCCAAATATTATGAGAGTGAAGATTACATTTCGCATCATCAGGACACTGGAAGTTTGAAGGAGAAAGTTTACAAGTTTTTACAATCTTTCAATCTTCAATACAAGAAAACGATTCTTCTGGACAGAATAAAAAAGGATTCTAAAGTGTTAGATTACGGTTGCGGTGCGGGAGAATTTGCAAAATATATTGAAAATGATTTTGAAACTTTCGGGTTTGAACCAAATTCGGACGCAAGAAATGCAGCGATAAATAAGACGTCAAAGGCAAAAATTATTGATGATTTAAGTTCAATAGAAAATCAAAGTCTGGATGCCATTACACTTTGGCACGTTTTCGAACACATCGAAAATCAGAGAGAAATGCTGGATGTTTTTCATTCAAAATTAAAGGAAAAAGGTTTGCTGATTATCGCAGTTCCAAATCCGACTTCTTACGATGCGAAACATTACAAAGAATTTTGGGCGGCTTATGATGTACCAAGACACATCTATCATTTTTCAAAGAACGGAATGGAAAATCTCATTTCTAAAAATCCGGACTGGAAATTAAGAAAAATCAAACCGCTCCTACTAGATTCATTTTATATCTCAATGTTGAGTGAAAAATATAAGAAATCACCTCTTTTTTGGCTAAAAGCTGTCATCCACGGAACGATTTCTAACATAAAGGCACTTTTTAACACCGAATTTTCGAGTTTGATATACATTATCGAAAAAAGATAG
- a CDS encoding phosphoglycerate kinase: MKTIKDFDFKNKKALVRVDFNVPQDENLKVTDNTRIVSVKPTVDKIIADGGSVILMTHLGRPKGEVNDKYSLKNILDEVSSVLGKEVKFVDESIGEKAEQASAELQPGEILLLENLRFHSEEEKGDEAFAEKLSKLGDAYVNDAFGTAHRAHASTAVIAEFFPSTKFFGLLMENELVAIDKVLKSGEKPVTAILGGSKVSTKITIIENILPAIDNLIIGGGMSFTFIKALGGKIGQSIVEDDKLSLALEILEKAKEHNVEVYLPTDVIIADDFNNEAEKKVADIREIPEDWQGLDAGPKSREIFNDVLLNSRTILWNGPIGVFEMSNFADGTKALGESIAEATKLGAFSLVGGGDSVAFVKQFGYSDKVSYVSTGGGAMLESLEGLELPGVAAINK; encoded by the coding sequence ATGAAAACTATAAAAGATTTCGATTTTAAAAACAAAAAAGCCTTAGTACGCGTTGACTTCAATGTTCCTCAGGACGAAAATCTGAAAGTGACGGACAATACCAGAATTGTTTCTGTAAAACCAACTGTAGATAAAATCATTGCTGATGGCGGTTCTGTAATCCTAATGACTCACCTTGGAAGACCAAAAGGCGAAGTAAACGACAAATATTCCCTTAAAAATATTTTAGACGAAGTTTCTTCAGTGCTTGGTAAAGAAGTGAAATTTGTGGACGAATCAATAGGAGAGAAGGCTGAGCAAGCTTCCGCTGAACTTCAACCTGGCGAAATTCTTTTGTTGGAGAATCTTCGTTTTCATAGTGAGGAAGAAAAAGGTGATGAAGCTTTTGCTGAGAAGTTATCAAAATTAGGTGATGCTTACGTGAATGATGCCTTCGGAACTGCACACAGAGCACACGCTTCCACAGCTGTAATCGCTGAATTCTTTCCTTCTACTAAATTTTTCGGTTTACTAATGGAAAATGAATTAGTAGCGATTGATAAAGTTCTTAAATCTGGTGAAAAGCCTGTAACTGCGATACTTGGAGGGTCTAAAGTTTCCACAAAAATTACAATTATAGAAAATATTCTTCCAGCAATTGATAACTTAATCATCGGTGGTGGAATGTCTTTCACATTCATCAAAGCGTTGGGCGGGAAAATCGGACAATCTATTGTTGAAGACGATAAATTGAGTTTAGCGCTTGAAATTCTAGAGAAAGCAAAAGAACACAATGTAGAAGTTTATCTTCCGACAGATGTTATCATTGCTGACGATTTCAACAACGAAGCTGAGAAGAAAGTCGCTGACATCAGAGAAATCCCTGAAGATTGGCAAGGCTTGGATGCAGGTCCAAAATCAAGAGAAATCTTCAATGATGTTTTATTAAACTCAAGAACGATTCTTTGGAATGGTCCAATCGGTGTTTTTGAAATGTCAAATTTTGCTGATGGAACTAAAGCTTTAGGTGAAAGTATTGCTGAAGCAACTAAACTTGGCGCGTTCTCTTTAGTTGGAGGAGGAGACAGTGTTGCGTTTGTGAAACAATTCGGATATTCTGACAAAGTAAGTTATGTTTCGACTGGAGGAGGAGCAATGTTGGAAAGTTTGGAAGGTTTGGAACTTCCAGGCGTTGCCGCAATCAACAAATAA
- the rpiB gene encoding ribose 5-phosphate isomerase B produces MKKIAIACDHAGFEYKELIKKYLDGKYEVQDFGTYSADSVDYPDFVHPSATSVENGENELGILICGSGNGVQITANKHQKIRCALCWMPEIASLARQHNDANMISIPARFISKELAFEIVDKFLTTDFEGGRHQNRVDKIAFC; encoded by the coding sequence ATGAAAAAGATAGCAATAGCCTGTGACCACGCGGGTTTTGAGTATAAAGAACTAATCAAAAAATACCTCGACGGCAAGTATGAAGTCCAAGATTTTGGCACCTACTCTGCTGATTCTGTTGATTATCCCGACTTTGTACATCCGTCTGCAACGTCTGTAGAAAATGGAGAAAACGAATTGGGAATTTTGATTTGTGGAAGCGGAAACGGCGTACAAATCACCGCAAACAAGCATCAAAAAATACGATGTGCACTTTGTTGGATGCCGGAAATTGCATCATTGGCAAGACAACACAACGATGCGAATATGATTTCGATTCCTGCGAGATTTATTTCAAAGGAATTGGCATTCGAGATTGTAGATAAGTTTCTGACCACGGATTTTGAAGGTGGAAGGCATCAAAACAGAGTTGATAAAATAGCATTTTGCTAA
- a CDS encoding PDDEXK nuclease domain-containing protein — MQEISLLISKIGETQSFFKNQAQRQVNIALTLRNWLIGFYISEYELNGNDRAEYGKNLYKEIARKCRDIPGMSERNLYWFSTFYKTYQNILQSPTTKLYIVDNQLNEILQSLTAKSKELYFDSDNSYIDKLINNLSFTHIVEFLKLDDSTKRTFYEAESIKNNWSVRELQRAVNSILFERTGLSKDKLKVLEEHKKSEKPQAENFFRSPYILEFLGLKEETSYSENQLELSIINHLQTFLLEMGKGFCFEARQKRITFDNTHYYIDLVFYHRILRCNILIDLKLGEFSHADAGQMNVYLNYYNENEKNEGDNPPIGIILCANKNESLVKYATTGLSQQIFVNKYLVSLPKEEDLKRIIDKEQDKF, encoded by the coding sequence ATGCAAGAAATATCTTTACTAATTTCCAAAATCGGAGAAACCCAAAGTTTCTTCAAAAACCAAGCTCAAAGACAAGTGAATATAGCATTGACTTTGAGAAACTGGTTGATTGGTTTTTATATTTCTGAATACGAACTCAATGGGAATGACAGAGCAGAATATGGCAAGAATTTGTACAAGGAAATAGCAAGAAAATGCAGAGATATTCCCGGAATGTCCGAAAGAAATCTTTATTGGTTTTCTACTTTTTATAAAACATATCAAAACATTTTGCAGTCACCGACTACAAAATTATATATTGTTGATAATCAATTGAATGAAATTTTGCAGTCACTGACCGCAAAATCTAAAGAACTGTATTTTGATTCAGATAATTCTTACATAGACAAGCTTATTAATAATCTAAGTTTTACACACATCGTAGAATTTTTGAAACTGGATGATTCAACCAAAAGAACTTTCTACGAAGCAGAATCCATTAAAAATAATTGGTCGGTCCGGGAATTGCAAAGAGCCGTCAATTCTATACTTTTCGAGAGAACAGGTTTAAGTAAAGACAAGCTAAAAGTCTTGGAGGAACATAAAAAATCTGAGAAACCTCAGGCAGAAAACTTTTTCAGAAGTCCTTATATTTTGGAATTTTTAGGTCTTAAGGAAGAAACTTCTTACTCCGAAAATCAGTTAGAACTTAGTATTATCAATCATTTGCAAACTTTTCTTTTGGAAATGGGCAAAGGTTTTTGTTTCGAAGCAAGACAGAAAAGAATCACTTTTGATAACACGCATTATTACATCGATTTGGTTTTTTATCACCGGATTTTGCGTTGTAATATTTTGATAGACTTAAAGTTAGGTGAATTTTCTCACGCAGATGCGGGACAAATGAATGTTTATCTCAATTATTATAACGAAAACGAAAAAAACGAAGGCGACAATCCACCAATAGGAATTATCCTTTGTGCCAATAAGAACGAATCTTTGGTTAAATATGCTACCACAGGACTTTCTCAGCAGATTTTTGTGAACAAATATTTGGTGAGCCTTCCAAAAGAAGAAGACTTGAAAAGGATTATTGATAAGGAACAGGATAAATTTTAA
- the rnr gene encoding ribonuclease R translates to MKNKKNTSHKNEQKLLDLGRTILRFMNQKTSKIYNYKQIADGIDYKNPRQRELVIQALHRLQALQKIKETEKGKYIVNLNIEGTLTGVIDFNQSGNAYVKVEGMPDDIFVHQKNVKDALQGDKVLLVTYNFKGKKVEGSVAEVLERAKDTFVGIFQQIAEKDFGFVVFEKRTMNTDMFISKNHFNGAQDGDKVIVKMREWRPGSKNPEGEIVTVLGTPGDHETEIHAILAEYGLPYNFEPEVEHDADQIDRSINDEEVAKRWDMRDICTFTIDPKDAKDFDDALSIQKLENGLWQIGVHIADVSHYVKPGTILDDEAYKRATSVYLVDRVVPMLPEVLSNDVCSLRPNEDKFTFSAVFELDEDAKIHKQWFGRTVIHSDRRFSYEEAQERIETQEGDLTAEILQLDKLAKILRAERIRNGAITFDRSEVRFNLDENSKPIGVYFKVSKDSNHLIEEFMLLANKKVSEFISLNKRNEPTGNTFIYRIHDDPDPAKLTALRDFVGTFGYKMDLANTQTVAQSLNRLLSDVKGKGEENMIETLAMRSMSKAVYSTDPIGHYGLGFEYYSHFTSPIRRYPDLIAHRLLQHYLDGGKSPNREEVETQAKHCSAMERLASEAERESIKFMQVKFMEDHVGEVFTGVISGVAEYGFWVEIPENGAEGMIKLRDLVDDSYSLDAKNYAIIGSRTGNTFRLGDEVKIKVVKANLIAKQLDFKIVE, encoded by the coding sequence ATGAAAAACAAAAAAAATACATCTCATAAAAACGAACAGAAACTTCTGGATTTAGGAAGAACAATTCTACGTTTTATGAACCAGAAAACATCCAAAATCTACAATTACAAACAGATTGCGGATGGGATAGATTACAAGAATCCAAGACAAAGAGAACTTGTAATCCAGGCGCTTCACAGATTGCAGGCGCTACAGAAAATCAAAGAGACCGAGAAAGGAAAATACATCGTCAATCTCAATATTGAAGGGACTTTGACCGGTGTCATAGACTTCAACCAATCCGGAAATGCTTATGTAAAAGTAGAAGGAATGCCGGATGATATCTTTGTACATCAGAAAAATGTGAAAGATGCTTTGCAAGGCGACAAAGTCCTTTTGGTAACCTACAACTTCAAAGGTAAAAAAGTGGAAGGTTCAGTTGCAGAAGTTTTGGAGCGTGCAAAAGATACTTTTGTTGGGATTTTCCAGCAGATTGCAGAGAAGGATTTCGGATTTGTAGTTTTCGAAAAGAGAACGATGAATACGGATATGTTCATTTCTAAAAATCATTTCAACGGAGCACAAGACGGCGACAAGGTCATTGTCAAAATGCGCGAATGGAGACCAGGAAGCAAAAATCCAGAAGGCGAAATTGTAACCGTTCTTGGAACGCCAGGCGACCACGAAACAGAAATCCACGCGATTCTTGCAGAATATGGTTTGCCTTACAATTTCGAGCCAGAAGTGGAGCACGACGCAGACCAAATCGACAGAAGCATCAATGATGAAGAAGTCGCAAAACGTTGGGATATGCGTGATATTTGCACCTTCACAATTGACCCGAAAGATGCGAAGGATTTCGATGATGCGTTATCAATCCAAAAATTAGAAAACGGATTGTGGCAAATCGGCGTTCATATCGCAGACGTTTCGCATTACGTGAAACCGGGTACTATTTTGGACGATGAAGCTTACAAAAGAGCAACGTCGGTTTATCTGGTAGATAGAGTAGTGCCGATGCTTCCTGAGGTTTTGAGTAACGATGTTTGTTCACTGCGACCAAATGAAGATAAATTCACATTCTCAGCCGTTTTCGAACTGGATGAAGATGCCAAAATCCATAAACAATGGTTTGGAAGAACGGTCATCCATTCCGACAGAAGATTTTCTTACGAGGAAGCGCAGGAAAGAATCGAAACTCAGGAAGGCGATTTGACAGCAGAAATTCTTCAGCTCGATAAATTAGCAAAAATCCTAAGAGCCGAAAGAATCCGAAATGGTGCGATTACGTTTGACAGAAGCGAAGTAAGATTCAACCTGGATGAGAACAGCAAACCAATTGGCGTCTACTTCAAAGTCAGCAAAGATTCCAACCATTTGATTGAGGAATTTATGCTTTTGGCCAACAAAAAAGTATCCGAATTTATTTCATTAAACAAAAGAAATGAACCAACCGGAAACACCTTCATCTACAGAATCCACGACGACCCAGACCCGGCGAAATTGACCGCTTTGAGAGATTTCGTAGGAACTTTCGGTTACAAAATGGACTTGGCAAATACCCAAACCGTTGCGCAATCATTAAATAGATTATTAAGCGACGTCAAAGGAAAAGGCGAAGAAAATATGATTGAAACCTTGGCAATGAGAAGTATGAGCAAAGCCGTTTATTCCACCGACCCGATTGGACATTACGGACTTGGCTTCGAATATTACTCGCATTTCACATCGCCAATCCGCCGTTATCCCGATTTGATTGCGCACCGATTGCTTCAGCATTATTTAGATGGCGGAAAATCGCCTAATAGGGAAGAAGTGGAAACGCAGGCCAAACATTGTTCGGCAATGGAAAGATTGGCGTCTGAGGCAGAAAGAGAAAGCATCAAATTTATGCAGGTCAAATTTATGGAAGACCACGTGGGCGAAGTTTTCACTGGCGTTATATCCGGCGTTGCAGAATACGGTTTCTGGGTAGAAATCCCTGAAAATGGCGCAGAAGGAATGATAAAACTCCGTGATTTGGTGGACGATTCTTACTCTCTGGACGCTAAGAATTATGCAATTATCGGTTCCAGAACTGGCAACACTTTCCGACTTGGAGACGAAGTCAAAATCAAGGTGGTGAAAGCCAATCTGATTGCGAAACAACTCGATTTCAAAATTGTGGAGTAA
- a CDS encoding LysE family transporter, producing the protein MLELILYAVGLGIMLSLVFIGPIFFLLIETSFSRGPRHAIALDIGVVTADLLCIVVSYYASADLVSLIDKHPGFYRISAFLILIYAIYMLLSRTKMHIEGEEKLIDQNYIKTFLNGFLLNLLNIGVVLFWLVTVVSVRNAYPKVEDFVLYIGIVIGTYLLIDLSKIILAKQFHDRLNQRVANKIRKAVGCILMIFSVFIFMQSFKKFNKFEEKLEKAEKQQPKIK; encoded by the coding sequence ATGTTAGAACTCATTTTATACGCAGTCGGCCTGGGAATTATGCTGAGTTTGGTGTTCATCGGACCCATCTTTTTCCTGCTCATAGAAACCAGTTTTTCCAGAGGTCCCAGACACGCGATTGCTCTTGATATTGGTGTGGTTACTGCGGATTTGCTTTGCATAGTTGTCAGTTATTATGCCAGCGCGGACTTAGTAAGCCTCATCGACAAACATCCAGGATTTTACCGGATTTCTGCCTTTCTGATTCTCATTTATGCCATTTATATGCTCCTTTCGAGGACCAAAATGCACATCGAAGGCGAAGAAAAACTCATTGACCAAAACTACATCAAAACCTTTCTCAACGGATTCTTACTCAATTTGCTGAATATTGGCGTCGTTCTTTTCTGGCTCGTAACGGTCGTTTCCGTCCGAAATGCCTATCCAAAAGTGGAGGATTTCGTCCTGTACATTGGAATCGTCATCGGAACTTATTTGTTGATAGATTTGTCCAAAATCATCTTAGCCAAACAATTCCACGACAGACTCAACCAACGTGTGGCCAACAAAATCCGAAAAGCGGTTGGTTGTATCTTGATGATTTTCAGTGTATTTATATTTATGCAAAGTTTCAAAAAGTTCAACAAGTTCGAAGAAAAATTAGAAAAAGCAGAGAAACAACAACCGAAAATTAAATAA
- a CDS encoding LD-carboxypeptidase yields MQNTTFPKPLKKGDKIAIISPAGSVEETQLEKTLTLIKSKGYEPVLGENLYTKFRNGYSYAGTEEQRIKDINWALNDPEISAIWASRGGYGCQHLVQHLDLKEFKKNPKWFIGYSDNTVVQSYLLKKGFASIHGQTIKTSSFGVTDESYDLTFDILKGKFPTYKIESTENNRVGEASGILVGGNLALIYALLGTKYSFDFQDKVLFIEDIGENFYAMDRMIMSLELAGVFKKIKGLIVGGMTNMGKENENKSYEESFDPFVNQQIAYRVSQYDFPTVFNFPNGHIYDNRPLIIGSEITIKVGKDVKIKF; encoded by the coding sequence ATGCAAAACACCACTTTCCCAAAACCCCTAAAAAAAGGAGACAAAATCGCCATCATTTCCCCAGCTGGTTCTGTTGAAGAAACTCAACTGGAGAAAACCTTAACCTTAATCAAAAGCAAAGGTTACGAACCCGTTTTAGGCGAAAATCTCTACACAAAATTCCGAAACGGCTACTCATACGCCGGAACCGAAGAACAACGGATTAAGGACATCAATTGGGCTCTAAATGACCCTGAGATTTCCGCAATCTGGGCTTCCCGAGGTGGTTATGGTTGTCAGCATTTGGTTCAGCATTTAGATTTGAAGGAATTCAAGAAGAATCCAAAATGGTTTATCGGATATTCTGATAATACGGTGGTTCAAAGTTATCTGTTGAAAAAAGGTTTTGCATCCATTCACGGACAAACCATCAAAACGTCAAGCTTTGGCGTAACAGACGAAAGTTATGATTTGACCTTCGACATTCTAAAAGGAAAATTCCCAACCTACAAAATCGAATCCACAGAAAACAATAGAGTAGGAGAGGCTTCCGGAATTTTGGTCGGCGGAAATCTCGCGTTGATTTATGCACTTTTGGGAACCAAATATTCTTTCGATTTCCAGGATAAGGTTTTATTCATAGAAGACATTGGCGAGAATTTCTACGCAATGGACCGAATGATTATGAGCTTGGAATTGGCCGGCGTTTTCAAAAAAATAAAAGGACTCATCGTTGGCGGAATGACTAATATGGGAAAAGAAAACGAGAACAAAAGCTACGAAGAATCTTTCGACCCATTCGTTAACCAACAGATTGCATACAGAGTTTCCCAGTACGATTTCCCAACAGTTTTCAACTTTCCAAACGGACATATTTACGACAATAGACCGTTGATTATAGGTTCAGAAATCACAATCAAAGTCGGGAAGGATGTAAAGATTAAGTTCTAA
- a CDS encoding YraN family protein, translating into MADHNEFGKIAEDLAVDFLFKAKYKILERNFRYLKAEVDIIAEFENQIVVVEVKARHTDAFLEPQEAVNKKKIRLLISATNYFIEENNIDKEVRFDIISVLPNKQKTLEITHIIDAFQSFEI; encoded by the coding sequence ATGGCGGACCACAACGAATTTGGAAAAATAGCAGAAGACTTGGCTGTAGATTTTTTGTTTAAAGCAAAATATAAAATCCTTGAGCGTAATTTCCGCTACCTAAAAGCGGAAGTGGACATCATCGCAGAATTTGAAAATCAAATCGTGGTTGTAGAAGTAAAAGCCAGACACACAGATGCATTTTTGGAACCTCAAGAAGCAGTTAACAAAAAGAAAATCAGGTTGTTAATTTCAGCCACCAACTATTTTATCGAAGAAAATAATATTGATAAAGAAGTCAGGTTTGATATTATTTCTGTCCTTCCCAACAAACAAAAAACTTTGGAAATCACCCATATTATTGATGCTTTCCAAAGTTTTGAAATATGA
- a CDS encoding superoxide dismutase family protein codes for MKNLLLIGIAGLTLASCKTVSKQYTVRPKSKTLTQGTANFIQKKGNVEMDLSVFKLTPGLHAVHIHEFGNCGATDASSAGGHWNPSKDDHGKWEGQHFHMGDIGNLEADKDGTARLVFNTDKWCLGCDDPMKNIIGKSIVIHAGVDDFHTQPTGNAGGRVGCVEIK; via the coding sequence ATGAAAAATCTATTACTCATTGGGATTGCTGGATTGACGCTGGCATCCTGTAAAACTGTTTCGAAACAATATACAGTTCGACCAAAATCCAAAACCTTAACCCAAGGTACTGCAAACTTCATTCAGAAAAAGGGAAATGTTGAAATGGACCTTAGTGTTTTCAAACTGACACCAGGTCTGCACGCCGTGCATATCCACGAATTTGGGAATTGCGGGGCGACAGACGCTTCATCTGCTGGCGGACATTGGAATCCTTCCAAAGACGACCACGGAAAATGGGAGGGACAACACTTCCATATGGGAGATATCGGAAACCTTGAAGCTGATAAAGACGGAACTGCAAGGCTGGTTTTCAACACAGATAAATGGTGTCTGGGCTGCGATGACCCGATGAAAAACATCATTGGTAAATCAATTGTCATCCACGCTGGTGTGGACGATTTTCATACGCAACCGACTGGAAATGCGGGCGGACGCGTAGGATGTGTGGAAATCAAATAA